In a single window of the Pseudomonadota bacterium genome:
- a CDS encoding TraR/DksA C4-type zinc finger protein, with protein sequence MPLKKKDLKRFRDLLEEKKAALLQNAQRTLHEDMSLDSADLPDEMDLASSEYLQSFTFRLRGREKTFLKKIDHALTKLDGGTFGVCEECSEEISLKRLDARPETALCIRCKEDQEKVEKAYG encoded by the coding sequence ATGCCGCTCAAGAAGAAGGATCTGAAGCGTTTCCGCGACCTGCTGGAGGAGAAGAAGGCGGCGCTGCTGCAAAACGCGCAGCGCACCTTGCACGAGGACATGTCGCTGGACTCCGCCGATCTCCCGGACGAAATGGATCTGGCCTCCAGTGAGTACCTGCAGTCGTTCACCTTCCGGCTGCGTGGCCGAGAAAAGACCTTCCTCAAGAAGATCGATCACGCCTTGACCAAGCTGGATGGCGGTACCTTCGGGGTATGCGAGGAATGCAGCGAGGAGATCTCCCTCAAGCGCCTCGACGCGCGTCCAGAGACGGCGCTTTGCATCCGCTGCAAGGAAGATCAAGAGAAGGTCGAGAAGGCCTACGGCTGA
- a CDS encoding integration host factor subunit beta, with translation MTKSELIEAVADKLKLPKGKAELIVNCVFDAMEIALKSGERIEIRGFGSFEIRHYKAYEGRNPRTGAKVDVKPKRLPFFKVGKELKERVNLGEGPLDNDDNDDNDDDDDDDDERLLQPSAAGDF, from the coding sequence ATGACCAAGTCCGAGCTGATCGAGGCCGTGGCGGACAAGCTGAAGCTGCCGAAAGGCAAGGCGGAGCTGATTGTCAACTGCGTATTCGATGCGATGGAGATCGCGCTGAAGAGCGGCGAGCGGATTGAGATCCGCGGTTTTGGCAGCTTCGAGATTCGGCACTACAAGGCCTACGAGGGGCGCAACCCACGCACCGGGGCCAAGGTCGACGTCAAGCCCAAGCGCCTGCCCTTCTTCAAGGTTGGCAAGGAGCTCAAAGAGCGCGTCAACCTCGGCGAGGGCCCGCTCGACAATGACGACAATGACGACAATGACGACGACGACGACGACGACGATGAGCGGCTGCTTCAGCCGTCCGCCGCGGGTGACTTCTAG
- a CDS encoding inositol-3-phosphate synthase: MINSPAEIKPATGKLGVLLPGLGAVSTTFIAGVAAVRRGLALPIGSLTQMGTIRLGRRTEHRTPKIKEFVPLAGLDDLVFGGWDIFSENCYEAAQRAGVLERELLAQVKPDLEAVAPMKAVFSSDYVTRLHGDWIKPGQSKLAWAEALMADIEGFRQREGCERLVMIWCGSTEVYLEAQPVHETLAAFEQGLRDNHPAIAPSMIYAYAALRCGVPFANGAPNLTVDIPAIRELARERGLCIAGKDFKTGQTLMKTIIAPGLRDRMLGINGWFSTNILGNRDGEVLDDPAAFHTKEVSKLGVLEHILQPELNPDLYGKLYHKVRINYYPPRGDNKEGWDNIDIFGWLGYPMQIKVDFLCRDSILAAPLVLDLALFLDLAQRAGLRDIQEWLSFYFKTPMVAPELYPEHNLFVQLTKLKNVLRYLRGETQITHLGLEYYD, from the coding sequence ATGATCAATTCACCCGCGGAGATCAAGCCGGCCACCGGCAAGCTCGGCGTCCTGCTGCCCGGACTGGGCGCCGTTAGCACGACCTTCATCGCCGGCGTAGCCGCGGTGCGCCGAGGCTTGGCGCTGCCGATCGGATCGCTGACCCAGATGGGCACGATTCGCCTCGGCCGACGCACCGAACACCGCACGCCCAAGATCAAGGAGTTCGTCCCGCTGGCCGGACTCGACGACCTGGTCTTCGGCGGTTGGGATATCTTCTCGGAGAACTGCTACGAGGCGGCTCAGCGCGCCGGCGTGCTCGAACGCGAGCTGCTCGCGCAGGTCAAGCCGGACCTCGAGGCCGTCGCACCGATGAAGGCGGTCTTCTCCTCGGACTACGTCACCCGTTTGCACGGCGATTGGATCAAGCCAGGACAAAGCAAGCTCGCCTGGGCCGAGGCGCTGATGGCGGACATCGAGGGCTTTCGCCAACGGGAGGGCTGCGAGCGATTAGTGATGATTTGGTGCGGCTCTACCGAGGTCTACCTCGAGGCACAGCCGGTCCATGAGACCCTGGCGGCCTTCGAGCAGGGGCTACGCGACAACCACCCGGCGATCGCGCCCTCGATGATCTACGCCTACGCGGCGCTGCGCTGCGGCGTGCCCTTCGCCAACGGCGCGCCCAACCTCACGGTGGACATTCCGGCGATTCGCGAGCTGGCGCGCGAGCGCGGCCTCTGCATCGCCGGCAAGGACTTCAAGACCGGTCAGACCCTGATGAAGACCATCATCGCGCCGGGGCTGCGCGATCGCATGCTCGGCATCAACGGTTGGTTCTCGACCAACATCCTTGGCAACCGCGACGGCGAGGTGCTCGACGATCCCGCGGCCTTCCACACCAAGGAGGTCAGCAAGCTCGGCGTCCTCGAGCACATCCTGCAGCCGGAGCTCAATCCCGACCTCTACGGGAAGCTCTATCATAAGGTCCGCATCAACTATTACCCTCCGCGGGGCGACAACAAGGAAGGTTGGGACAACATCGACATCTTCGGGTGGCTTGGCTACCCGATGCAGATCAAGGTCGACTTCCTCTGTCGCGACAGCATTCTCGCCGCGCCGCTCGTGCTCGACCTCGCGCTCTTCCTCGACCTCGCGCAGCGCGCCGGCCTGCGCGATATCCAGGAATGGTTGAGCTTCTACTTCAAGACGCCGATGGTCGCGCCGGAGCTTTACCCCGAGCATAACCTCTTCGTGCAGCTCACCAAGCTGAAGAACGTGCTCCGCTACCTGCGCGGCGAGACGCAGATCACCCATCTCGGTCTCGAGTACTACGACTGA
- a CDS encoding protein kinase — MQALPKPIPFGRYLLTEHIAVGGMAEIFGAKIVGAMGFEKNVAIKRILPQFASDASFVQMFVTEAKLVCHLEHPNIVQVLELGEIDGQYFIAMERVNGLDARRLWRTLAKQRQRLPGVLALFITAELLRGLHYAHRALGGDGRPLGVVHRDVSPSNILVSLRGDVKLSDFGIALVQQESATQAGTLKGKYGYMSPEQVTGIAVDGRSDIFSAGIVLAELVLGRRLFAARNDFETLNRVVNVRLDVLDRHAAALPPEVVTILRRMLERRPDDRYPTAQAAHDDIVDFLYQRRTRVSQETLAGFIAQYVAPQLGPSAAERDATAEAGEDDSSGGIHPRRAPTAAPRSHPPLAAAQRVALDETELEGPTRHRAPGTAAIAGATTSAAPETAVAVKALAPHAAAPPTGRASAAPTGPHLPLETTGLLDVFGAIPLLAIEEGTSLAGELSLDQTPVSRPRDLLDASGSGHRRRAGMELDPSALLATEAPGLPRAGEGGVALPTRAAHEPHRAAPRSAAADASAGATSRQPPLGSTVSSSRSADFSGSLALRSVAKVLYRFAAAEETGLLLLSHPAATESAETTGEHAASDRVWVAELSAELLGLPAVILDGDALRAIYCADGQPRLLAAERSDELLVAFLLQRGLTTREDVARAARARAHRGLVAALIADGRLSPLHVSRATAAFVTERVTETFAWSAGQFAFFRGHEAPANAFPCDLRLVELLQAGVACLSRAALTAYFARLRDCEVRRLPAPPPGAPNAALLQLPTLGALYQRLATAESTTAIIASAGPEPDDPLGWARALYLLLECELAQPV; from the coding sequence ATGCAAGCACTGCCAAAGCCCATCCCCTTCGGGCGCTACCTGCTGACCGAGCACATCGCCGTGGGCGGGATGGCCGAGATCTTCGGCGCGAAGATCGTCGGCGCGATGGGCTTCGAGAAGAACGTCGCGATCAAGCGGATCCTGCCGCAGTTCGCCAGCGACGCCAGCTTCGTGCAGATGTTCGTTACCGAGGCCAAGCTGGTCTGCCACCTCGAGCATCCGAACATCGTCCAGGTCCTCGAGCTGGGCGAGATCGACGGCCAGTATTTTATCGCGATGGAGCGCGTCAACGGTCTCGACGCCCGCCGTCTCTGGCGCACCCTGGCGAAGCAGCGCCAGCGGCTCCCGGGAGTGCTCGCGCTCTTCATCACGGCGGAGCTGCTGCGCGGCCTCCACTATGCGCATCGGGCGCTGGGCGGCGACGGCCGCCCGCTCGGCGTCGTGCACCGCGATGTCTCTCCGTCGAATATTTTGGTTTCGCTGCGCGGCGACGTGAAGCTGAGCGACTTCGGTATCGCTCTGGTGCAGCAAGAGTCAGCGACCCAGGCCGGCACGCTGAAGGGCAAGTACGGCTACATGTCCCCCGAACAGGTGACAGGTATCGCGGTCGATGGCCGCTCGGATATCTTTTCGGCGGGCATCGTCCTCGCCGAGCTGGTGCTGGGCCGGCGGCTCTTCGCCGCGCGCAATGACTTCGAGACGCTCAACCGCGTCGTCAACGTGCGACTCGACGTGCTCGATCGGCACGCCGCGGCGCTGCCGCCCGAGGTGGTAACGATCCTGCGGCGGATGCTCGAGCGACGCCCCGACGATCGCTACCCCACAGCGCAAGCAGCCCACGACGACATCGTCGACTTCCTCTACCAGCGACGGACGCGCGTCAGCCAGGAGACCCTCGCCGGCTTCATCGCGCAGTACGTCGCGCCGCAGCTCGGACCTTCCGCGGCGGAGCGCGACGCCACAGCGGAGGCCGGCGAGGACGACAGCTCGGGAGGGATCCACCCGCGGAGGGCGCCCACAGCCGCGCCCCGCAGCCACCCGCCTCTCGCGGCAGCGCAGCGCGTCGCGCTCGATGAGACAGAGCTCGAAGGACCGACCCGCCATCGCGCCCCCGGGACCGCAGCGATCGCGGGGGCGACGACAAGCGCTGCGCCGGAGACCGCGGTCGCGGTCAAGGCGCTGGCTCCGCACGCCGCCGCGCCGCCGACCGGCCGCGCGAGCGCTGCACCCACGGGCCCCCACCTCCCGTTGGAAACCACAGGGCTCCTCGACGTCTTCGGCGCGATTCCTCTGCTGGCGATCGAGGAGGGAACCAGCCTCGCGGGAGAGCTCTCGCTCGACCAGACTCCCGTCAGTCGGCCACGAGACCTGCTTGACGCCTCGGGTAGCGGCCATCGGCGCCGCGCCGGCATGGAGCTCGACCCCAGCGCCCTGCTCGCGACTGAGGCGCCGGGGCTGCCCAGGGCCGGCGAGGGAGGTGTGGCGCTGCCCACTCGCGCGGCACATGAGCCGCATCGCGCGGCCCCGCGCAGCGCCGCGGCGGACGCGAGCGCTGGCGCCACGTCGCGCCAGCCGCCACTGGGCTCGACCGTCAGCAGCTCGCGCTCCGCCGACTTCTCCGGTTCGCTGGCCCTCAGGTCGGTCGCCAAGGTGCTCTATCGCTTCGCTGCCGCCGAGGAGACGGGACTGCTCCTCCTCAGCCATCCCGCGGCGACCGAGAGCGCTGAGACGACGGGCGAGCATGCCGCGAGCGACCGCGTCTGGGTCGCCGAGCTGAGCGCGGAGCTCCTGGGCCTGCCGGCGGTGATCCTCGACGGCGACGCCTTGAGGGCGATCTACTGCGCCGACGGTCAACCCCGCCTCCTCGCGGCCGAGCGCAGCGACGAGCTGCTGGTGGCGTTTCTCCTGCAGCGCGGTCTGACCACGCGCGAGGACGTGGCGCGGGCAGCGCGCGCGCGCGCGCATCGGGGACTCGTCGCCGCCTTGATCGCCGATGGCCGCCTCTCGCCGCTGCACGTCTCCCGCGCGACCGCGGCCTTTGTTACCGAGCGCGTGACGGAGACCTTCGCCTGGTCCGCGGGCCAGTTCGCCTTCTTTCGCGGGCACGAAGCACCGGCGAACGCCTTCCCTTGCGACCTGCGCTTGGTCGAGCTCCTGCAGGCTGGGGTCGCGTGCCTCTCGCGCGCGGCGCTGACCGCGTACTTCGCCCGCCTCCGCGATTGCGAGGTCAGGCGGCTTCCGGCGCCGCCGCCTGGGGCGCCCAATGCCGCCCTCTTGCAGCTCCCGACCCTCGGCGCGCTCTATCAGCGGCTTGCCACCGCGGAGAGCACAACGGCGATCATCGCCAGCGCGGGACCCGAGCCCGACGATCCCCTTGGTTGGGCACGCGCGCTCTACCTGCTGCTGGAGTGCGAGCTCGCTCAGCCCGTCTGA
- the rlmN gene encoding 23S rRNA (adenine(2503)-C(2))-methyltransferase RlmN, translating to MKPLPDLRSLPLATLEQLAAELGQPRFRALQLFGWIHRRGATSVAAMTNLPRELREHLASSTTLAPLEVAELLESADGTRKLRLRCVDGASIESVLIPRETKRTLCISSQVGCALGCSFCATATMGLKRNLTAGEIVDQVYRVNALLPADERLTNLVFMGMGEPLVNVDAVVTAIALLCAPEGLDLSPRRITVSTAGVVPGIRELGRRMRQVGLAISLHATTDEVRDRLMPINRRWPLAALFAALRAYPLPRRRRITFEYLLLPGVNDSAGDVTRLCRLLEGIPSKVNLLPYNPSRSDQPELRRPDDEALETFAELLRARGLTATVRHSRGLDIAAACGQLVVASGAAKALNGMTATAKIGAGGPVLSR from the coding sequence ATGAAGCCGCTTCCCGACCTGCGCAGCCTCCCGCTCGCGACGCTCGAGCAACTCGCTGCCGAGCTCGGTCAGCCGCGTTTTCGTGCCCTGCAGCTCTTCGGCTGGATCCACCGCAGAGGCGCGACCAGCGTCGCAGCGATGACCAACCTGCCGCGTGAGCTCCGCGAGCACCTGGCCAGCAGCACCACCCTCGCGCCGCTCGAGGTGGCCGAGCTGCTCGAGAGCGCCGACGGCACGCGCAAGCTGCGCCTGCGCTGCGTCGACGGCGCGTCGATCGAGTCGGTGCTGATTCCGCGCGAGACCAAGCGCACGCTCTGCATCAGCTCGCAGGTCGGCTGCGCGCTCGGCTGCAGCTTCTGCGCCACCGCCACGATGGGCCTGAAGCGCAACCTGACGGCGGGAGAGATCGTCGATCAAGTCTACCGCGTCAACGCGCTCCTGCCGGCCGACGAGCGGCTGACCAACCTGGTCTTCATGGGGATGGGCGAGCCGCTCGTCAACGTCGACGCAGTGGTGACGGCGATCGCGCTGCTCTGCGCCCCCGAGGGTCTCGATCTCTCGCCGCGGCGCATCACCGTCTCCACCGCCGGTGTCGTCCCTGGGATCCGCGAGCTGGGTCGGCGCATGCGTCAAGTCGGCCTGGCCATCTCACTGCACGCCACGACCGACGAGGTCCGCGATCGCTTGATGCCGATCAATCGCCGCTGGCCGCTCGCCGCCCTCTTTGCGGCGCTGCGCGCGTACCCGCTGCCGCGTCGGCGGCGCATCACCTTCGAATACCTCTTGCTGCCGGGCGTCAACGACAGCGCTGGGGACGTCACGCGCCTCTGCCGCCTGCTCGAGGGTATCCCGTCCAAGGTCAACCTGCTGCCCTACAACCCCTCTCGCTCGGATCAGCCCGAGCTGCGGCGACCCGACGACGAAGCGCTGGAGACCTTCGCCGAGCTGCTGCGCGCGCGCGGCTTGACCGCCACAGTGCGCCACAGCCGGGGGCTCGATATCGCCGCAGCCTGCGGACAACTCGTCGTGGCGAGCGGCGCAGCAAAAGCCTTGAACGGAATGACTGCGACGGCCAAGATCGGCGCCGGCGGCCCTGTTTTGAGCCGGTGA
- the ndk gene encoding nucleoside-diphosphate kinase, translating into MERTLSLVKPDAVERNQIGAIINVLEQGGLRVVGAKLLRLGASQAEGFYAVHRERPFFADLCSFMCSGPIMALVLEGPNAIQRNRELMGATNPAQAAEGTLRKLFGASIERNAVHGSDGPETARTEIAYFFSASELNGLA; encoded by the coding sequence GTGGAACGCACGCTTTCATTGGTCAAGCCGGACGCCGTCGAGCGCAACCAAATCGGCGCCATCATCAACGTGCTCGAGCAGGGCGGACTGCGCGTCGTCGGCGCGAAGCTCCTGCGCCTCGGCGCGAGCCAGGCCGAGGGGTTCTATGCGGTCCATCGCGAGCGCCCTTTCTTCGCGGACCTGTGCAGCTTCATGTGTTCGGGGCCGATCATGGCGTTGGTGCTCGAGGGACCCAATGCGATTCAGCGCAACCGCGAGCTGATGGGCGCCACTAATCCGGCGCAGGCCGCGGAGGGGACGCTGCGCAAGCTCTTCGGCGCCAGCATCGAGCGCAATGCGGTGCATGGGTCCGATGGCCCCGAGACGGCGCGCACCGAGATTGCCTATTTCTTCAGCGCCAGCGAGCTGAACGGGCTAGCCTAG
- a CDS encoding thioredoxin domain-containing protein, which translates to MGRQRTKPSSSRPSAQPSAQPSAQPSAQPSVPSIVPSLARLLVPLLALLTFAAACGAEPSKSAEATSSTIYAMPLLGEERGPTDALVTIIEAGDFQCPYCKTQAAVLHQLAEDYPADLRLFYAHLPLVEFHERALPAAVGAACAAAQGKFWGYHDALYAAAPALDDDTLLRHATALGLELDAWRGCRDDPATRQAVLAQRERLLAFGVRGTPSFFVNGRFVSGGQSLAMLHALVDQALAAARVTIAADGLSAAEYYQRVVLEGGRPAGS; encoded by the coding sequence ATGGGCAGGCAGCGCACCAAACCGAGTTCCTCGCGGCCAAGCGCCCAGCCAAGCGCCCAGCCAAGCGCCCAGCCAAGCGCCCAGCCAAGCGTCCCGTCGATCGTCCCGTCGCTCGCCCGGCTGCTCGTCCCACTGCTTGCCCTGCTGACCTTCGCTGCGGCCTGCGGTGCGGAGCCCTCGAAGAGCGCTGAGGCGACTTCCTCCACGATCTACGCCATGCCCCTGCTCGGCGAGGAGCGCGGACCCACCGACGCCCTGGTGACCATCATCGAGGCCGGCGATTTTCAGTGCCCCTATTGCAAGACTCAGGCGGCGGTCCTGCACCAACTCGCCGAGGACTACCCGGCGGACCTGCGCCTCTTCTATGCCCACCTGCCGCTGGTCGAGTTTCACGAGCGGGCATTGCCCGCCGCCGTCGGCGCGGCCTGTGCCGCGGCCCAGGGGAAGTTCTGGGGCTATCACGACGCACTCTACGCGGCGGCCCCCGCGCTCGATGACGACACACTACTGCGTCACGCCACGGCGCTCGGCCTCGAGCTGGACGCCTGGCGCGGCTGCCGTGACGACCCGGCCACCCGGCAGGCCGTGCTGGCGCAACGCGAGCGACTGCTCGCCTTCGGCGTGCGCGGAACGCCCTCGTTCTTCGTCAATGGGCGCTTCGTCAGCGGCGGCCAATCCTTGGCCATGCTGCATGCGCTGGTTGATCAAGCGCTTGCCGCGGCCCGCGTCACCATCGCCGCCGACGGCCTGAGCGCCGCCGAGTATTATCAGCGCGTGGTGCTGGAAGGGGGCCGGCCGGCCGGCTCTTGA
- a CDS encoding esterase-like activity of phytase family protein, translating to MLARSAGEAGSGGRLPGRRLVPWLAGGRRATLGDWPAGAGAGRARGLLLTLWLVLATSSAQAGEPFSRQVELHPDHPVGTRYMEVALCGALALAAVEVEGVRVGGLSGLAWDRRRQRLEALSDRGHLFELRLRWRRGRLVAAEVLRAVALRGPEGAPLVGAEADAEGLALVVSRWRGRRRTELFVSFEQRPRVWRFGLDGRFLREEPLPALWTEVTAYRGPNLALEAVAWHSRWGLVFGGEAPLRGQPRQTLPLGAAGGETWQLAASAAVEESGLVDLAPWRDGALLLLERGYVASTGRTVISLSRWTPRPPRGASEAPQATDRLVVLDSAEGWAIDNFEGLAALPGGRVLLVSDDNESARQRTLLLCLRPLGRRGASWRRAQPSAKGRARRAHAVIAGSTSTPTGQ from the coding sequence ATGCTGGCAAGGAGCGCAGGCGAGGCGGGGTCGGGCGGGCGATTGCCGGGGCGCAGGCTGGTGCCCTGGCTGGCGGGCGGCCGGCGGGCGACCCTTGGCGATTGGCCCGCGGGCGCAGGCGCGGGCCGGGCCCGTGGGCTGCTGCTCACGCTGTGGCTGGTGTTGGCGACATCGAGCGCCCAGGCCGGCGAGCCCTTCAGCAGGCAGGTCGAGCTGCACCCTGACCATCCCGTGGGCACACGCTACATGGAGGTGGCGCTCTGCGGTGCGCTGGCCCTGGCGGCGGTCGAGGTCGAGGGCGTACGGGTCGGGGGCTTGTCCGGCCTGGCGTGGGATCGGCGCCGGCAGCGACTGGAGGCGCTCTCCGATCGCGGCCACCTCTTCGAGTTGCGCCTTCGATGGCGACGGGGGCGACTCGTCGCCGCCGAGGTGCTGCGGGCGGTGGCGTTGCGTGGCCCTGAGGGAGCGCCGCTCGTGGGGGCAGAGGCCGATGCGGAGGGTTTGGCGCTGGTGGTGTCCCGTTGGCGCGGGCGCCGTCGGACGGAGCTCTTCGTCTCGTTCGAGCAGCGACCGCGGGTTTGGCGCTTTGGCCTCGACGGCCGCTTTCTGCGTGAGGAGCCCTTGCCGGCGCTGTGGACAGAGGTCACCGCCTACCGCGGTCCCAACCTCGCGTTGGAGGCTGTAGCCTGGCATTCGCGCTGGGGACTGGTCTTTGGCGGCGAAGCGCCCTTGCGAGGCCAGCCCCGCCAGACGCTGCCGCTGGGGGCAGCGGGAGGGGAAACCTGGCAGCTCGCCGCCAGCGCGGCCGTCGAGGAAAGCGGACTCGTCGATCTGGCGCCGTGGCGCGACGGCGCGCTGCTGCTGCTCGAGCGCGGCTACGTCGCCTCGACGGGACGGACGGTCATCAGCCTGAGCCGCTGGACGCCGCGGCCTCCGCGGGGCGCTAGCGAAGCCCCGCAGGCCACCGATCGCCTGGTCGTGCTGGACAGCGCCGAGGGCTGGGCGATCGACAACTTCGAGGGTCTCGCGGCGCTACCGGGCGGGCGCGTGCTCCTCGTCAGCGACGACAACGAGAGCGCCAGACAGCGCACGCTGCTGCTCTGTCTGCGGCCGCTGGGTCGCCGAGGCGCGTCGTGGCGCCGTGCGCAGCCGTCGGCGAAGGGACGCGCGCGTCGGGCTCACGCGGTGATCGCCGGATCGACGTCGACGCCGACTGGGCAATGA
- the xth gene encoding exodeoxyribonuclease III: MRIVSWNVNGLRACAKKGFTRWLAGCGAEIVGVQEVRADPRLLPNAVHAPAGWFTNFSAATRAGYSGVGLYSRRPIDALRTALGQADFDAEGRLQLAHFGRLVVANVYFPNGSGSARDNGRVPFKLAFYRALFAQLERLRRADRHVLVIGDFNTAHQAIDLARPQANRGTSGFLAEERAELDRWLRAGWVDTFRHFEGGPGHYSWWSQRGGVRARNIGWRIDYVLACSAALRHVRAAFIDAQVKGSDHCPVGVDVDPAITA; encoded by the coding sequence ATGCGCATCGTCTCCTGGAACGTCAATGGACTGCGAGCCTGCGCCAAGAAGGGCTTTACTCGCTGGCTCGCCGGCTGTGGCGCCGAGATCGTCGGGGTGCAGGAGGTGCGCGCCGATCCCCGCCTGCTGCCGAACGCTGTGCACGCGCCCGCGGGGTGGTTCACCAACTTCTCCGCGGCGACGCGCGCGGGCTACAGCGGCGTGGGACTCTACAGCCGCCGCCCGATCGACGCGCTCCGCACCGCGCTCGGGCAGGCCGACTTCGACGCCGAGGGGCGGCTTCAGCTGGCCCACTTCGGCCGCCTGGTCGTCGCCAACGTCTACTTTCCCAACGGCAGCGGGTCAGCACGCGACAACGGGCGCGTGCCCTTCAAGCTGGCGTTCTACCGCGCGCTCTTCGCGCAGCTCGAGCGGCTGCGCCGGGCGGATCGCCACGTGCTGGTGATCGGCGACTTCAACACCGCGCACCAAGCGATCGACCTCGCGCGGCCGCAGGCCAACCGCGGCACCAGCGGGTTCTTGGCCGAAGAGCGCGCCGAGCTCGATCGCTGGCTGCGCGCGGGCTGGGTCGACACCTTCCGCCACTTCGAAGGCGGCCCCGGGCACTACAGCTGGTGGAGTCAGCGCGGCGGCGTCCGCGCGCGCAACATTGGCTGGCGCATCGACTACGTGCTGGCGTGCTCCGCAGCGCTGCGCCACGTGCGCGCTGCGTTCATCGACGCGCAGGTCAAGGGGTCCGATCATTGCCCAGTCGGCGTCGACGTCGATCCGGCGATCACCGCGTGA
- a CDS encoding GAF domain-containing protein → MSTQAPIAALPSAEAILAARDHLELRELVAIGALLNSERDIRRLLALILSKARALVGADAGSVYVVEPSVDGATRGRLRFEVAQNESIAVDFETTTIEITPHSLVGAAVLERRALHIPDLDAVTAEGGGPLGHDRSFDQRSGYITRSVLTVPMVNLRGEVIGVIQLINKKTKPSARLTSPADFACLVGPFDGRAIELAKTLANQAAVALDNALLYQELRQAFEGMVEAAVLAIEQRDPTTSGHSRRVADLTVGLAEQVDRLSDGPFAGVHFSRDDLKELEYAGLLHDFGKVGVPERVLVKADKLYEADRDRILDRFDYVRQWLRCESLRCELQLARGSDPASGAALAAELRRLAEELSFVDRCEQTVLAANRPTVLDGDRAELLEVIARRSYLDARGERQPYLTAAELECLGLRRGSLTPAERRQIESHVVHSYNFLCAIPWGRGFQRIPTIAAGHHEKLDGSGYPRGCHADAIPVQARMMAIVDIYDALTAADRPYKPAVPRERALAILWQDAGQGKLDSALLQVFCEAKVYAREGPVR, encoded by the coding sequence ATGTCGACCCAAGCGCCCATCGCCGCGCTTCCCTCGGCCGAGGCCATCCTCGCCGCGCGCGACCACCTCGAGCTCCGTGAGCTGGTGGCGATCGGCGCGCTGCTCAACTCCGAGCGGGACATCCGTCGCCTGCTGGCGTTAATCCTCAGCAAGGCGCGCGCGCTGGTCGGCGCCGATGCCGGCAGTGTGTACGTGGTCGAGCCGAGCGTCGATGGGGCGACCCGAGGTCGGCTGCGCTTCGAGGTCGCGCAGAATGAGTCGATCGCCGTCGACTTCGAGACGACGACGATCGAGATCACGCCGCATTCGCTCGTCGGGGCGGCGGTCCTCGAACGCCGGGCCCTGCACATCCCCGATCTCGACGCGGTCACGGCGGAGGGTGGTGGACCGCTGGGCCATGATCGCAGCTTCGATCAGCGCAGCGGGTACATCACGCGCAGCGTCTTGACCGTGCCCATGGTCAACCTGCGCGGCGAGGTCATCGGCGTTATTCAGCTGATCAATAAGAAGACAAAGCCGAGCGCCCGCTTGACCAGCCCGGCTGACTTCGCTTGCCTGGTGGGGCCCTTCGACGGGCGAGCGATCGAGCTGGCCAAGACGCTGGCCAATCAGGCCGCGGTCGCGCTCGACAACGCGCTGCTCTACCAGGAGTTGCGGCAGGCCTTCGAGGGCATGGTCGAGGCTGCGGTGCTGGCGATCGAGCAGCGCGACCCGACGACCAGCGGCCATTCCCGCCGCGTCGCCGATCTGACGGTCGGTTTGGCCGAGCAGGTCGATCGGCTCAGCGACGGGCCCTTCGCGGGGGTCCACTTCAGCCGCGATGATCTGAAGGAGCTCGAGTACGCCGGCCTGCTGCACGACTTTGGCAAGGTCGGGGTGCCGGAGCGGGTGTTGGTCAAGGCGGACAAGCTCTATGAAGCCGATCGCGATCGGATCCTCGATCGCTTCGACTATGTGCGGCAGTGGCTGCGCTGCGAGAGCCTACGCTGCGAGTTGCAGCTCGCCCGCGGATCGGATCCCGCGAGCGGCGCCGCGCTGGCTGCGGAGCTCCGCCGCCTTGCCGAGGAGCTGAGCTTCGTCGACCGCTGCGAGCAGACCGTGTTGGCGGCCAATCGGCCGACGGTGCTCGACGGCGATCGCGCGGAGCTGCTGGAGGTGATCGCGCGTCGCAGCTATCTGGATGCGCGGGGCGAGCGGCAGCCCTACCTGACCGCGGCCGAGCTGGAGTGCCTCGGGCTGCGACGCGGCAGTCTCACCCCGGCCGAGCGGCGGCAGATCGAGTCGCATGTGGTCCACAGCTATAACTTCCTCTGTGCGATCCCCTGGGGCCGCGGCTTCCAGCGGATCCCGACCATCGCCGCCGGACATCACGAGAAGCTCGACGGCTCGGGCTACCCGCGCGGCTGTCACGCCGACGCGATTCCGGTCCAGGCGCGGATGATGGCCATCGTCGATATCTACGATGCGCTGACCGCGGCGGACCGTCCCTACAAACCGGCCGTGCCGCGTGAGCGGGCGCTGGCGATCCTCTGGCAGGATGCGGGGCAGGGCAAGCTCGATAGCGCGCTGCTGCAGGTGTTTTGCGAGGCCAAGGTCTACGCTCGCGAGGGCCCGGTACGCTGA